Proteins encoded in a region of the Malaciobacter mytili LMG 24559 genome:
- the tatB gene encoding Sec-independent protein translocase protein TatB translates to MFGMGFFEILLVAVIAIIALGPEKLPKAMVEIARFLKKFKSGIEDAKSTLDNELNISEMKEEANKFKAQIESAKSSVNVNNMDLGLDNILNDDLNKQTKAEKTENKQEKVSFKKETKVEEDLKEIQVEDASNKFKVKFDEDKKENN, encoded by the coding sequence ATGTTTGGAATGGGCTTTTTTGAGATACTGCTTGTTGCAGTAATTGCAATTATTGCATTGGGACCTGAAAAATTACCAAAAGCTATGGTAGAAATAGCAAGGTTTCTTAAAAAATTTAAATCTGGGATAGAAGATGCTAAATCAACACTAGATAATGAATTAAATATTTCAGAGATGAAAGAAGAGGCAAATAAATTTAAAGCTCAAATAGAAAGTGCTAAATCTTCAGTTAATGTAAATAATATGGATTTAGGGCTTGATAATATTTTAAATGATGATTTAAATAAACAAACAAAAGCAGAAAAAACAGAAAACAAACAAGAAAAAGTATCTTTTAAAAAAGAAACAAAAGTTGAAGAAGATTTAAAAGAGATACAAGTAGAAGATGCTTCAAATAAATTTAAAGTTAAATTTGATGAAGATAAAAAGGAAAATAATTAA
- a CDS encoding TerB family tellurite resistance protein, whose product MKLLILIFIGIVLFLIAKSYKTEKFANIKLDIKEKFEGDLMQHEAGLLVALMAKVAKADGQVCELEAQLLKHTLDDISRHFENQDEIREKLKKIYDDEKKSFDNTIQICKNLYTLTRHNYQKRVKIMEYLLNLAFIDKEFSNTELMITEDIANTLEIKRADFERLINAFEMFYKQQKENAALSLEKAYEILEASKDDDVNILKKKYRNLVKKHHPDIIAGQGASQNIIDEATAKLQEINEAYELIKKHKGI is encoded by the coding sequence ATGAAATTATTAATTTTAATATTTATTGGGATTGTTTTATTTTTAATTGCAAAAAGTTATAAAACTGAAAAATTTGCAAATATCAAACTTGATATTAAAGAGAAGTTTGAAGGTGACTTAATGCAGCATGAAGCTGGTCTTTTAGTTGCTTTAATGGCAAAAGTTGCAAAAGCAGATGGTCAAGTGTGTGAACTTGAAGCACAACTTTTAAAACATACTTTAGATGATATTTCAAGGCATTTTGAAAACCAAGATGAAATTAGAGAAAAACTAAAAAAAATTTATGATGATGAGAAAAAAAGTTTTGATAATACAATACAAATATGTAAAAATTTATACACTTTAACAAGACACAATTATCAAAAAAGAGTTAAAATTATGGAGTATTTGTTAAATCTTGCTTTTATAGATAAAGAGTTTTCAAATACTGAACTTATGATAACTGAAGATATAGCTAATACTTTAGAGATAAAAAGAGCTGATTTTGAAAGACTTATTAATGCTTTTGAAATGTTTTATAAACAACAAAAAGAAAATGCAGCTTTATCTTTAGAAAAAGCATATGAAATTTTAGAAGCTTCAAAAGATGATGATGTAAATATTTTAAAGAAAAAATATAGAAATCTAGTAAAAAAACATCACCCAGATATTATTGCAGGGCAGGGGGCTAGTCAAAATATTATTGATGAAGCAACAGCTAAACTTCAAGAGATTAATGAAGCTTATGAACTAATAAAAAAGCATAAAGGTATCTAA
- the tatC gene encoding twin-arginine translocase subunit TatC, with protein sequence MLEDLKPHIADLRKRLVNSVIALVIGFFVCFFFYEPILEWMMVPVEAVLPENSHMVAVEVQETFFTALKVAFFAGFILSLPVIFWQLWLFLAPGLYDHEKKLVIPFVFFGTLMFLIGAAFAYYVVIPYGFEFLINFGSTVVTILPSIGKYVGFFTKLLFGFGVAFELPVITFFLAKIGLVDDKMLKDFFRYAVVIIFIVASLLTPPDVLTQFLMAGPLILLYGVSIYIAKVFNPAQKVDDEENDEEE encoded by the coding sequence ATGTTAGAAGATTTAAAACCTCATATAGCTGACCTTAGAAAAAGATTAGTAAATTCAGTAATTGCTTTGGTTATTGGATTTTTTGTATGTTTCTTTTTTTATGAACCTATTTTAGAATGGATGATGGTTCCGGTTGAAGCTGTACTACCTGAAAATTCTCATATGGTTGCAGTTGAAGTTCAAGAGACATTTTTTACTGCATTAAAAGTTGCATTTTTCGCTGGTTTTATTTTATCTTTACCTGTGATTTTTTGGCAATTATGGCTATTTTTAGCACCTGGTTTATATGACCATGAAAAAAAACTTGTAATTCCTTTTGTATTTTTTGGAACACTAATGTTTTTAATTGGTGCAGCGTTTGCTTATTATGTTGTTATTCCATATGGATTTGAGTTTTTAATTAATTTTGGTTCAACAGTAGTAACAATTTTGCCAAGTATTGGGAAATATGTAGGTTTCTTTACAAAATTACTATTTGGTTTTGGTGTTGCATTTGAGTTACCTGTTATTACATTTTTCTTAGCTAAAATTGGTTTAGTTGATGATAAGATGTTAAAAGATTTCTTTAGATATGCGGTTGTAATTATCTTTATTGTTGCTTCATTATTAACTCCTCCAGATGTTTTAACACAATTTTTAATGGCTGGACCACTTATTTTATTATATGGAGTATCTATTTATATTGCAAAAGTATTTAATCCAGCACAAAAAGTAGATGATGAAGAAAATGATGAAGAAGAGTAA
- a CDS encoding (2Fe-2S)-binding protein, which yields MQGFDSSYEVCNCRRVSLKQIQTCINSGSLTLGEIQDNTGAGTECRFCIIKETDFGKVKKKLYCKDILEYYKRSNNG from the coding sequence ATGCAAGGCTTTGATAGTTCATATGAAGTTTGTAATTGTAGGCGCGTAAGTTTAAAACAAATACAAACTTGTATTAATAGTGGAAGTTTAACTTTAGGAGAAATACAAGATAACACAGGTGCAGGTACTGAGTGTAGATTTTGTATTATAAAAGAGACTGATTTTGGAAAAGTTAAAAAAAAACTATATTGTAAAGATATTTTAGAATATTATAAAAGGAGTAATAATGGCTAA
- a CDS encoding (2Fe-2S)-binding protein → MAKKFPHSFEVCNCRHVTLGEIIYAIKERGANSLDDLAKLTDAGTACKCCKDSSSDIGEEKMELYLTQILEKFKK, encoded by the coding sequence ATGGCTAAAAAATTTCCCCATTCATTTGAAGTTTGTAATTGTAGACATGTAACTTTGGGCGAGATTATTTATGCTATAAAAGAAAGAGGTGCTAATTCTTTAGATGATTTGGCAAAGCTTACTGATGCAGGTACTGCTTGTAAATGTTGCAAAGATTCAAGTAGTGATATTGGTGAAGAAAAAATGGAGTTATATTTAACTCAAATATTGGAAAAATTTA